A DNA window from Eikenella exigua contains the following coding sequences:
- a CDS encoding patatin-like phospholipase family protein: MNSLLHRSLGISLLTFTLSACGLLGGGGSQTPSRQPLTATRKPQVVIGLALGGGASKGFAHIGVIKVLEENNIPIKIVTGTSAGALVGSLYASGMNAPRLQREAENLQRADLVDLTLSTSGFIRGEKLQNYINRQVGNRPIQNLPRKFAAVATEFDSGRSVVFRSGNTGQAVRASASIPNVFQPAVINGKRYVDGGLTAPVPVSAARQMGANVVIAVDISAKPARLSQSGFFSYLDQSLNIMSTPALNSELAKADVVIKPQVQHLGAVGGFDEKAHAIKLGEDAARVALPQIRAVLQRYQVH, from the coding sequence AGCCTATTGCACCGCAGCCTCGGCATTTCCCTGCTCACCTTCACCCTCTCCGCCTGCGGCCTCCTCGGCGGCGGCGGCTCGCAAACCCCGTCCCGCCAGCCGCTCACCGCCACCCGTAAGCCCCAAGTCGTCATCGGCTTGGCCTTGGGCGGCGGCGCATCCAAAGGCTTCGCCCATATCGGCGTGATTAAAGTATTAGAAGAAAACAATATTCCCATAAAAATCGTTACCGGAACCAGCGCCGGCGCCCTGGTGGGCAGCCTCTATGCCTCCGGTATGAACGCCCCCCGCCTGCAGCGCGAAGCCGAAAACCTGCAACGCGCCGATTTGGTGGACTTAACCCTTTCCACTAGCGGATTTATCCGTGGCGAAAAACTGCAAAACTACATCAACCGCCAAGTGGGCAATCGCCCCATCCAAAACCTGCCGCGCAAATTCGCCGCCGTGGCCACCGAATTCGACTCCGGCCGCAGCGTGGTATTTCGCAGCGGTAACACCGGCCAGGCCGTGCGCGCCTCCGCCAGCATCCCCAACGTGTTCCAGCCCGCAGTAATCAACGGCAAACGCTATGTGGATGGTGGCCTCACCGCCCCCGTACCCGTATCCGCCGCCCGCCAGATGGGTGCCAACGTGGTGATTGCGGTGGACATTTCCGCCAAACCCGCCCGCCTATCCCAAAGCGGCTTCTTCTCCTACCTCGACCAAAGCCTCAACATTATGAGCACCCCCGCCCTCAACAGCGAGCTGGCCAAGGCCGACGTGGTGATCAAACCACAGGTGCAGCATCTCGGCGCCGTGGGCGGCTTCGATGAAAAAGCCCACGCCATCAAACTCGGCGAAGACGCCGCCCGCGTCGCCCTACCGCAAATCCGCGCCGTATTGCAGCGCTATCAAGTACACTGA
- the fabD gene encoding ACP S-malonyltransferase: MSFAFFFPGQGSQSLNMMAGFDGSAVVRQTFEQASAALGEDLWAMMNGEDAALIGQTVNTQPLMLAAGVATYRAYLEAGGKIPAAVAGHSLGEYSALVAAGSLDFADAVRLVRLRAELMQSAVPQGQGAMAAILGLEDDAVRQICAAAAQGQVAEAVNFNSPGQVVIAGDAAAVERAMAAAKEAGAKRALPLPVSVPSHCSLMKPAAEKLAAALQNVVLNAPQIRVVNNVDVASYTDSAQIKDALVRQLYSPVRWTETVALLVREGIVESAECGPGKVLAGLAKRIDKAAVCAALVSQEAMDTFIAAH; the protein is encoded by the coding sequence ATGTCTTTTGCCTTTTTCTTCCCCGGCCAGGGCTCGCAGAGCCTGAATATGATGGCCGGTTTCGACGGCAGCGCTGTTGTCCGCCAAACCTTTGAGCAGGCCTCCGCCGCGCTGGGCGAGGATTTGTGGGCGATGATGAACGGCGAAGATGCCGCGCTCATCGGCCAAACCGTCAACACCCAGCCCTTGATGCTCGCCGCCGGTGTGGCCACCTACCGCGCCTACCTCGAAGCGGGCGGCAAAATCCCCGCCGCCGTGGCCGGGCACAGCTTGGGCGAATACAGCGCACTAGTGGCTGCCGGCAGCCTGGATTTTGCCGATGCCGTGCGCCTGGTGCGCCTGCGTGCCGAGCTGATGCAGTCGGCCGTGCCGCAGGGGCAGGGCGCGATGGCTGCCATTTTGGGGCTGGAAGACGATGCCGTGCGCCAAATCTGCGCCGCTGCCGCGCAAGGGCAGGTGGCTGAGGCGGTGAACTTCAATTCGCCCGGCCAAGTGGTGATTGCCGGTGATGCCGCTGCGGTGGAACGCGCCATGGCTGCGGCCAAAGAAGCCGGTGCCAAACGTGCGCTGCCGCTGCCTGTGTCTGTGCCTTCTCACTGCAGCCTGATGAAGCCTGCCGCCGAAAAACTGGCCGCTGCCCTGCAAAATGTGGTGCTGAATGCGCCGCAAATCCGTGTGGTCAACAACGTGGACGTGGCTTCCTACACCGACTCCGCGCAAATCAAAGACGCGCTGGTGCGCCAGCTTTACAGCCCGGTGCGCTGGACGGAAACTGTGGCGCTCCTCGTGCGCGAAGGCATCGTCGAATCCGCCGAATGCGGTCCCGGCAAAGTGCTGGCCGGCCTGGCCAAACGCATCGACAAAGCCGCGGTGTGCGCCGCGCTCGTTTCGCAGGAAGCGATGGACACATTTATCGCCGCCCATTAA
- the rbfA gene encoding 30S ribosome-binding factor RbfA, whose protein sequence is MAKIHRGYARQDRVREQILRELAELVRTGLKDPRAGFITINEVELARDYSHATVYYTVLDDATREITAEALEHAKGHLRSELSRRIKLFKTPELHFKYDQSLERGMSISQLIEQVAAEEPVQD, encoded by the coding sequence ATGGCCAAAATCCACCGCGGCTATGCCCGCCAAGACCGCGTGCGCGAACAAATCCTGCGCGAGCTGGCCGAGCTCGTCCGCACCGGCCTCAAAGACCCGCGCGCCGGTTTCATTACCATCAACGAAGTCGAGCTTGCCCGCGACTACAGCCACGCCACCGTGTATTACACCGTGCTTGACGATGCCACGCGCGAGATTACCGCCGAAGCGCTCGAACATGCCAAGGGTCATCTGCGCAGCGAGCTTTCCCGCCGCATCAAGCTGTTTAAAACGCCCGAGTTGCACTTCAAATACGACCAATCTCTTGAACGCGGCATGAGCATCTCCCAGCTGATCGAGCAGGTTGCCGCCGAAGAGCCGGTGCAAGATTAG
- the dut gene encoding dUTP diphosphatase, protein MQPTVELKILNPKMQDYLPHYATPGAAGLDLRACLDEAVELPSGGTFLVPTGIAIHLADPAYAAMLLPRSGLGHKNGIVLGNLVGLIDSDYQGELKISLWNRSSEAFIIEPMARVAQMVIVPVVQPQFKVVEEFAQSSRGEGGFGSTGRM, encoded by the coding sequence ATGCAACCTACAGTCGAACTTAAAATCCTCAACCCCAAAATGCAAGACTACCTGCCGCACTACGCCACCCCCGGCGCCGCCGGCCTCGATTTGCGCGCCTGTTTGGACGAAGCCGTAGAGTTACCGTCTGGCGGCACATTCCTCGTACCTACCGGCATTGCCATTCACCTAGCCGATCCTGCCTACGCCGCCATGTTGCTGCCGCGCTCCGGGCTGGGTCACAAGAACGGCATCGTGTTGGGCAACCTGGTTGGCCTCATCGATTCCGATTACCAGGGCGAGCTTAAAATCTCGTTGTGGAACCGCAGCAGCGAAGCCTTCATCATCGAGCCGATGGCACGCGTGGCGCAAATGGTGATCGTGCCTGTGGTGCAGCCGCAGTTTAAAGTGGTGGAAGAATTTGCCCAGAGCTCACGCGGTGAAGGCGGTTTCGGCAGCACCGGACGGATGTGA
- the infB gene encoding translation initiation factor IF-2, with translation MSNTVQQFAAELKKTVPTLLEQLKAAGVEKNNGADSISPADKQALLAYLRKQNDSGTVSISVSRTRTERSIVAGVQVETRRRRRVAVPPIESAAELVVLPAAEPATPVKTMATIVETAIEPTATEIQIASKNLEADTVLAAKEKPAKAKTEAAAEVKPKRSRNPKKEKTPKPLPQPVEVVSAAEQVMRNEEARRAEALRAHQQALLKEKQERQARREAAKLQAQQEAKLAKEQQSAPRSAAPSEKTSLSSGSAAPGSSRPKKGERHQRDDDMPRGHSAKSKGKERNNRGDEERVRSGKKSKKQLKLEPNQHAFQAPTEPVVHEVLVPETITVADLAHKMAVKGVEVVKALMKMGMMVTINQSLDQETALIVVEEMGHIGKPAAADDPEAFLDDTETTVQAEVLPRPPVVTVMGHVDHGKTSLLDYIRRAKVVQGEAGGITQHIGAYHVQTPRGVITFLDTPGHEAFTAMRARGAQATDIVILVVAADDGVMPQTIEAIAHAKAAGVPMVVAVNKIDKEAANPERIRQELTAHEVIPDSWGGNVQFIDVSAKQGINIDALLEAVLLEAEVLELKAPVDAPAKGIIVEARLDKGRGAVATLLVQSGTLKKGDMLLAGTAFGKVRAMVDENGRQVQEAGPSIPVEILGLSDVPNAGEDAMVLADEKKAREIALFRQGKYRDVRLAKQQAAKLENLFANADDGQAAQHLSVIIKADVQGSYEALSGSLKKLSNDEVKVEVLHSGVGGITESDVNLAIASGAFIIGFNVRADGSARKLAENEDIEIRYYNIIYDAIDDVKAAMSGMLAPEQKEQQTGTVEIRQVINISKVGNIAGCIVTDGIIKRDSRVRLIRDHVVIHTGELESLKRFKDDVKEVRMGFECGLMLKNYNDIQESDMLEAFDIVEVARTL, from the coding sequence ATGAGTAATACCGTACAACAATTTGCTGCTGAACTGAAAAAAACCGTACCCACACTCTTAGAGCAGCTCAAAGCCGCCGGCGTGGAGAAAAACAATGGTGCCGACAGCATCAGCCCGGCAGACAAACAAGCCCTACTGGCGTACCTACGCAAGCAGAATGACAGCGGCACTGTATCCATCAGCGTGAGCCGCACCCGCACCGAACGCAGCATCGTGGCTGGCGTACAGGTAGAAACCCGCCGCCGCCGCCGTGTAGCCGTGCCGCCAATTGAATCAGCTGCCGAGCTTGTTGTACTGCCCGCTGCCGAGCCGGCCACTCCGGTTAAAACTATGGCCACTATTGTTGAAACTGCCATCGAGCCCACTGCCACAGAGATTCAAATAGCCTCCAAAAACCTTGAAGCTGACACTGTACTTGCTGCCAAAGAAAAACCAGCCAAGGCGAAAACCGAAGCTGCTGCCGAAGTCAAACCAAAACGCAGCCGCAACCCCAAAAAAGAAAAAACACCCAAACCACTGCCGCAGCCTGTGGAAGTGGTCAGTGCCGCCGAACAGGTCATGCGTAACGAAGAAGCCCGCCGTGCCGAAGCCTTGCGTGCGCACCAGCAAGCCCTATTGAAAGAAAAACAGGAGCGCCAAGCTCGCCGAGAAGCTGCCAAACTGCAAGCGCAGCAGGAAGCCAAGCTGGCCAAAGAGCAGCAGTCTGCCCCGCGCAGTGCTGCGCCAAGCGAAAAAACCTCTCTCTCCTCTGGTAGCGCCGCCCCTGGAAGTAGCCGCCCGAAAAAAGGCGAACGCCACCAGCGCGACGACGATATGCCGCGCGGCCATTCCGCCAAAAGCAAAGGCAAAGAACGCAATAACCGTGGCGATGAAGAACGTGTGCGCAGCGGTAAAAAAAGCAAAAAACAGCTCAAGCTGGAACCTAATCAGCACGCCTTCCAAGCCCCAACCGAGCCGGTGGTGCATGAAGTGCTCGTACCCGAAACCATTACAGTGGCCGATTTGGCACACAAAATGGCGGTTAAGGGCGTGGAAGTGGTGAAAGCCCTGATGAAGATGGGCATGATGGTTACCATCAACCAATCGCTCGACCAAGAAACCGCGCTGATTGTGGTGGAAGAAATGGGTCATATCGGCAAACCCGCCGCTGCAGACGATCCCGAAGCCTTCTTGGATGACACCGAAACCACCGTTCAAGCTGAAGTCCTGCCGCGCCCGCCGGTGGTAACCGTAATGGGCCACGTGGACCACGGTAAAACCTCACTGCTTGACTACATCCGCCGTGCCAAAGTGGTACAAGGCGAAGCCGGCGGCATTACCCAGCACATCGGCGCCTACCACGTACAAACCCCGCGCGGCGTCATCACCTTTCTCGATACCCCCGGTCACGAAGCCTTTACCGCCATGCGTGCACGCGGCGCACAGGCCACTGATATCGTGATTCTGGTGGTGGCCGCCGACGACGGCGTGATGCCGCAAACCATCGAAGCCATCGCCCATGCCAAAGCGGCCGGCGTGCCGATGGTGGTGGCGGTGAACAAAATCGATAAGGAAGCCGCCAATCCCGAACGTATCCGCCAAGAGCTAACCGCCCACGAAGTAATCCCCGATTCTTGGGGCGGCAATGTGCAGTTTATCGATGTTTCCGCCAAACAAGGTATCAATATCGATGCACTTTTGGAAGCCGTGCTGCTGGAAGCCGAAGTGCTCGAACTGAAAGCCCCGGTAGACGCACCCGCCAAAGGCATCATCGTGGAAGCCCGCCTTGATAAAGGCCGCGGTGCGGTGGCTACCCTGCTGGTGCAAAGCGGCACGCTGAAAAAAGGCGATATGCTCCTAGCCGGCACTGCATTCGGTAAAGTACGCGCCATGGTGGACGAAAACGGCAGACAAGTACAGGAAGCCGGTCCCTCCATTCCGGTGGAAATCCTCGGTCTCTCCGACGTACCCAATGCCGGCGAAGATGCCATGGTATTGGCCGACGAGAAAAAAGCACGTGAAATCGCCCTATTCCGCCAAGGCAAATACCGCGACGTGCGGCTGGCCAAACAGCAAGCTGCCAAGCTGGAGAATCTGTTTGCCAACGCCGACGACGGCCAGGCAGCACAGCATTTGTCGGTAATCATCAAAGCCGATGTACAGGGTTCGTACGAAGCACTTTCAGGTAGCCTCAAAAAGCTGTCGAACGACGAGGTGAAAGTGGAAGTGTTGCACAGCGGCGTAGGTGGCATTACCGAAAGCGATGTAAACTTGGCCATTGCCTCCGGCGCATTCATCATCGGCTTCAACGTGCGCGCCGACGGCTCTGCCCGCAAGCTGGCCGAAAACGAAGACATCGAAATCCGCTACTACAATATCATTTACGATGCCATCGACGATGTGAAAGCAGCCATGAGCGGTATGCTCGCCCCCGAGCAGAAAGAGCAACAGACCGGCACGGTGGAAATCCGCCAGGTCATCAATATTTCCAAAGTGGGCAACATTGCCGGCTGCATAGTTACCGATGGCATCATCAAGCGCGACAGCCGCGTACGCCTCATCCGCGACCATGTGGTAATCCACACTGGCGAGCTCGAATCGCTAAAACGCTTCAAAGACGATGTGAAAGAAGTGCGTATGGGCTTCGAATGTGGCCTGATGCTGAAGAACTACAACGATATCCAAGAAAGCGATATGCTGGAGGCCTTCGATATTGTGGAAGTAGCCCGCACCCTGTAA
- a CDS encoding DUF58 domain-containing protein, producing the protein MSANQYSPRLRDLRLRPTRLGISLAAMIALLWLVGLNYQVNLAYIVAFWLAGFLFVGTLLNCLQLLGLRLDLTLPEELFQGQPADIQLFPAPSIKARYRQLWFAPENRRNTEPEYRTALFTAKQPQPFIWPVLPARRGRLILPPLRCASVWPFAVSSVECVWHWPDNGLVYPAPQLHTAPPGSTPAEEGEPRRKLGGNEDLAFLQDHQPGTSLQHIAWKSYAKSGRLLDKHFEEPAFHAADHIISYADYPAGTSADHLAGLLCYRVLEAHGRGQRYTLILPGQTIPPQNGQREKCLAALAVM; encoded by the coding sequence GTGAGCGCCAACCAATACAGCCCGCGCCTACGCGACCTGCGCCTGCGGCCCACCCGGCTCGGCATCAGCCTGGCCGCCATGATTGCCCTGTTGTGGCTCGTCGGGCTCAACTATCAGGTAAACCTCGCCTATATCGTCGCCTTCTGGCTCGCCGGCTTCCTGTTTGTCGGTACCCTGCTCAATTGCCTCCAACTGCTCGGCCTGCGCCTCGACCTCACCCTGCCCGAAGAACTCTTCCAAGGGCAGCCTGCCGATATCCAACTTTTCCCCGCCCCCTCAATCAAAGCCCGCTATCGCCAGCTTTGGTTTGCCCCTGAAAACCGCCGCAACACCGAGCCCGAATACCGCACTGCCCTCTTTACCGCCAAGCAGCCCCAACCCTTCATCTGGCCCGTGCTGCCCGCACGGCGCGGCCGCCTGATCCTGCCGCCACTGCGCTGCGCCAGCGTGTGGCCGTTTGCCGTGAGCAGCGTGGAATGCGTATGGCACTGGCCCGACAACGGCCTCGTCTATCCCGCCCCCCAACTGCACACCGCCCCGCCCGGCAGCACGCCGGCCGAAGAAGGCGAGCCGCGCCGCAAGCTCGGCGGCAATGAAGACCTCGCCTTCCTGCAAGACCACCAACCCGGCACTTCCCTGCAACACATCGCCTGGAAAAGCTACGCCAAAAGCGGCCGCCTGCTCGACAAACACTTCGAAGAACCCGCCTTCCATGCCGCTGATCACATCATCAGCTATGCCGACTATCCCGCCGGTACCAGCGCCGACCACCTCGCCGGCCTCCTGTGCTACCGCGTGCTCGAAGCCCACGGCCGCGGCCAGCGCTACACATTAATTCTGCCCGGCCAAACCATCCCCCCGCAAAACGGCCAGCGCGAAAAATGCCTGGCCGCGCTGGCGGTGATGTAA
- the rimP gene encoding ribosome maturation factor RimP has protein sequence MDIQAVLEKTLPGLGYELVDFELTAQGDLRVFIDKPEGITVEDCATVSNHLSRLFIVEDVDYKRLEISSPGLDRPLKKAADFIRFSGSLVKLKTRLPVEGQKNFIGRIENFENDVLTIAFDGKTAVIELSNIDQARLKPEF, from the coding sequence ATGGATATTCAAGCCGTTTTAGAAAAAACCCTGCCCGGCCTGGGCTACGAACTGGTGGATTTCGAACTCACCGCGCAAGGCGATTTGCGCGTGTTTATCGACAAACCAGAAGGAATCACTGTGGAAGACTGCGCCACCGTCAGCAACCATTTGAGCCGCCTCTTCATAGTGGAAGACGTGGACTACAAACGGCTGGAAATCTCCAGCCCCGGCCTCGACCGACCGCTGAAAAAGGCGGCCGACTTCATCCGTTTTTCAGGTAGCCTCGTCAAGCTAAAAACCCGTTTGCCGGTTGAGGGGCAGAAAAACTTCATCGGCCGCATCGAAAACTTTGAAAATGACGTGCTGACTATTGCCTTCGACGGCAAAACTGCTGTCATCGAATTATCCAATATCGACCAGGCGCGCCTGAAGCCCGAATTCTAA
- a CDS encoding glycine zipper 2TM domain-containing protein: protein MRKSTVTSIFTVMLLAASLSACTGMTTRQRNAAIGAAVGGVAGNVIGGDTGSTLGGAALGGVAGSLIQ, encoded by the coding sequence ATGAGAAAATCTACCGTTACTTCTATTTTCACTGTTATGCTGCTGGCCGCCTCCCTGAGCGCTTGCACTGGTATGACCACCAGACAGCGCAACGCCGCCATCGGTGCCGCAGTGGGTGGGGTGGCAGGCAACGTGATCGGCGGTGATACCGGCTCAACCTTGGGTGGTGCCGCGTTGGGCGGTGTGGCCGGTAGCTTGATTCAATAA
- a CDS encoding AAA family ATPase — translation MNPHLQNVFSQLNSLILGKETVLQHLMACILADGHVLLEDVPGVGKTTLAHGLAAVLGLDYRRVQFTNDMLPADLLGINVFQPADGQFKFHPGPIFHHFLLADEINRASPKMQSALLEAMEEKQVSVDGKTYRLPKPFFVIATQNPIEQLGTFPLPESQLDRFMMRLSLGYPSAEAERRLYAQGDRRQLLPALKAVCNAEILLQWQAQAAQVKCSQQAADYVYRLVQSTRQPGLFVTGLSPRAGLAVVKAAKAWAFLAGRDYVLPEDIKAVWIAVAGHRLQTLQPQSITQLLEQMLLQVAVS, via the coding sequence ATGAATCCCCACTTGCAAAACGTCTTCTCCCAACTCAACAGCCTGATTCTCGGCAAAGAAACCGTTCTCCAGCACCTAATGGCCTGCATCCTGGCCGACGGCCACGTTTTGCTCGAAGACGTGCCCGGCGTGGGCAAAACTACTCTCGCTCATGGCTTAGCCGCCGTGCTCGGCCTCGACTACCGCCGCGTACAGTTCACCAACGACATGCTGCCTGCCGATCTCTTGGGCATCAACGTCTTCCAACCTGCCGACGGCCAATTCAAATTCCATCCCGGCCCCATTTTCCACCACTTCCTGCTGGCCGACGAAATCAACCGTGCTTCGCCCAAAATGCAGTCTGCACTTTTGGAAGCCATGGAGGAAAAACAGGTTTCCGTAGACGGCAAAACCTACCGCCTGCCCAAACCCTTCTTCGTGATCGCCACCCAAAACCCCATCGAACAGCTCGGCACCTTCCCCCTGCCCGAATCCCAGCTCGACCGCTTCATGATGCGCCTCTCCCTGGGCTATCCCTCTGCAGAAGCCGAACGCCGGCTCTACGCCCAAGGCGACCGCCGCCAACTGCTGCCCGCGCTCAAAGCCGTATGCAACGCCGAAATCCTGCTCCAATGGCAAGCACAGGCCGCCCAAGTAAAATGCTCGCAGCAGGCTGCCGATTATGTTTACCGGCTGGTGCAATCCACCCGCCAGCCCGGCCTGTTCGTTACCGGCCTCAGCCCGCGCGCCGGCCTTGCCGTGGTTAAAGCCGCCAAAGCCTGGGCCTTCCTGGCCGGCCGCGATTATGTGCTGCCGGAAGACATCAAAGCCGTATGGATAGCTGTGGCTGGGCATCGCCTGCAAACCTTGCAACCCCAATCCATCACCCAGCTACTGGAACAAATGCTGCTTCAGGTAGCCGTATCGTGA
- the fabG gene encoding 3-oxoacyl-ACP reductase FabG, which yields MLTQNLSQKIALVTGASRGIGAAIASTLAQAGATVIGTAITEESAVAVGRQLEPWQGHGRVLEINEENSIENLIAGIEKEFGRLDILVNNAGITRDSLLMRMKEEEWDDIMQVNLKSVFRASKAVLRGMMKQRSGRIISITSVVGAMGNAGQSNYAAAKAGLMGFSKSLAREVGSRGITVNCVAPGFIDTVMTQSLPEEVRAAFTAQTALGKFGEVDDVAAAVLFLASEQARYITGQTLHVNGGMLMP from the coding sequence ATGCTTACCCAAAATCTATCTCAAAAAATTGCATTGGTTACTGGAGCTTCACGTGGTATCGGTGCTGCCATTGCTTCCACGCTGGCGCAAGCTGGTGCTACGGTGATTGGTACCGCTATTACCGAAGAAAGCGCAGTTGCTGTTGGCCGGCAGTTGGAACCTTGGCAGGGACATGGTCGTGTGCTGGAAATCAATGAAGAAAATAGTATCGAAAATTTGATTGCTGGTATCGAAAAAGAATTTGGTAGATTAGATATTTTAGTAAACAATGCCGGTATTACGCGCGATAGTTTGTTGATGCGCATGAAAGAAGAGGAGTGGGATGACATCATGCAGGTCAATCTCAAATCTGTGTTCCGCGCCAGCAAAGCCGTGTTGCGCGGTATGATGAAACAGCGCAGCGGCCGCATCATCAGTATCACCTCCGTGGTGGGCGCGATGGGCAACGCTGGTCAGAGCAATTACGCCGCTGCCAAAGCTGGCTTAATGGGGTTTTCCAAATCACTAGCACGTGAAGTGGGCAGCCGTGGTATCACTGTTAACTGCGTTGCTCCGGGCTTTATTGATACTGTTATGACTCAATCGCTACCAGAGGAAGTTCGTGCTGCTTTTACTGCGCAGACGGCACTAGGTAAGTTCGGTGAGGTTGACGATGTGGCTGCTGCCGTCTTGTTCCTTGCTTCCGAGCAGGCACGCTATATTACTGGTCAAACTCTGCACGTCAATGGTGGTATGCTGATGCCGTAA
- the nusA gene encoding transcription termination factor NusA, with translation MSREMLQLAEALASEKNVESEVVFEALEFALSVAAKKKDDREHMDVRVSIDRNTGEYHTFRRWLIVADEDYTYPDTQKTIEEIQEEFLDSTLQIGEYYEEELENVAFGRQAAQTAKQIILQRIRDAEREQILQKFLARREDVVMGTVKRVERHGIIVEVGRLDALIPRDQCIPRENFRSGDRIRALFLRVDEQGNSGRKQVILSRTSREFLVKLFEQEVPEIEDGLLEIKEVARDPGQRAKIAVKSNDTRIDPQGTCIGVRGSRVNAVSNELAGERVDVVLWSPETAQFVINALSPAEVSRILIDEDNHSVDVIVADDQLAPAIGRSGQNVRLAADLTGWQLNIMTVQEAEERHEAEDAQIRNLFMQHLNVDEQTADLLIEEGFAALEEVAYVPTAELVEIGFDEATVETLHNRARDAILTLAIMSEEKLDEIEEELKNLNGIDLDMLRDLAQAGITTRDSLAELSTDELIEITGVSEEDAKTVILAAREHWFAETQK, from the coding sequence ATGAGCCGCGAAATGTTGCAACTGGCCGAAGCATTGGCCAGCGAAAAAAACGTTGAATCCGAAGTGGTATTCGAAGCATTGGAGTTCGCCCTGTCGGTGGCTGCCAAGAAAAAGGACGACCGCGAACACATGGACGTGCGCGTGAGCATCGACCGCAATACCGGTGAATACCATACTTTCCGCCGCTGGTTAATTGTGGCCGATGAAGACTACACCTACCCCGACACGCAGAAAACCATCGAGGAAATCCAAGAAGAATTCCTCGATTCCACGCTACAAATTGGCGAGTATTACGAAGAAGAGCTGGAAAACGTGGCCTTTGGCCGCCAAGCCGCACAAACTGCCAAGCAAATCATCCTGCAACGCATCCGTGATGCCGAGCGTGAGCAAATTCTGCAAAAATTCCTTGCCCGCCGTGAAGACGTGGTAATGGGCACAGTAAAACGCGTTGAGCGCCACGGCATCATTGTGGAAGTCGGCCGTTTGGACGCACTGATTCCGCGCGACCAGTGTATCCCACGTGAAAACTTCCGCAGCGGCGATCGCATCCGTGCCCTCTTCCTGCGCGTGGACGAACAAGGCAACAGCGGGCGCAAACAAGTTATCCTCAGCCGCACCTCGCGCGAATTTTTGGTAAAACTGTTTGAGCAGGAAGTGCCGGAAATTGAAGATGGCCTGTTGGAAATAAAAGAAGTCGCCCGCGACCCCGGCCAGCGCGCTAAAATCGCCGTCAAATCCAATGATACGCGTATCGACCCACAAGGTACCTGCATCGGTGTGCGCGGCTCGCGTGTGAATGCCGTATCCAACGAATTGGCCGGCGAGCGTGTGGACGTGGTGCTGTGGTCGCCCGAAACCGCCCAATTTGTGATTAACGCGCTCTCCCCCGCCGAAGTCAGCCGCATTTTGATTGATGAAGATAACCATTCGGTAGACGTTATCGTAGCCGACGACCAGCTCGCGCCCGCCATCGGACGCAGCGGCCAAAACGTGCGCCTCGCCGCCGATCTCACCGGCTGGCAGCTCAACATTATGACTGTACAGGAAGCCGAAGAGCGCCACGAAGCTGAAGATGCACAAATCCGCAACCTGTTCATGCAGCACTTGAACGTGGACGAGCAAACCGCTGACCTGCTGATTGAAGAAGGCTTCGCCGCCTTAGAAGAAGTGGCCTATGTGCCCACTGCCGAACTGGTGGAAATCGGCTTCGACGAAGCCACCGTGGAGACCCTGCACAACCGCGCCCGCGATGCCATTCTTACCCTGGCCATCATGTCGGAAGAAAAACTGGACGAAATAGAAGAAGAGCTAAAAAACCTAAACGGCATCGATCTAGACATGCTGCGCGATCTGGCACAGGCCGGCATTACCACCCGCGACAGCCTGGCTGAGCTTTCCACCGACGAATTGATTGAAATCACCGGCGTGAGCGAAGAAGATGCCAAAACCGTTATTTTGGCCGCCCGTGAACATTGGTTTGCCGAAACACAGAAATAA